The DNA sequence AAACGCGGTAGAGCCACGTCGTGGATAACCTGGTCGATGGCGCGCTGCAGGAAAGTGCTGTAAATTGCCACGAAGGGCCGGATGCCTTTGCATGCCAAGCCCGCAGCCATGGTCACAGCGTGCTGTTCGGCGATGCCCACGTCAAAAAATCGCCGTGGATATTTCTTTTCAAATTCCGCCAAACCGGTTCCCACAGACATGGCGGCGGTGATGGCAACAATCTTTGGATTCGCGTCCGCCAAGCGCACCAGGCTTTTACCAAAAACCTCGTTCCATCCTTCCTTTCCATTGCAGGCTTGCTTTCCGCTGTTGGCATCGAAGGGTCCCACGCCGTGGAAAGAGGCGGAATCGTTTTCAGCGGGGATGTAGCCCCTGCCTTTTTGGGTGACAACGTGCAGCAGCACGGGTCCAATCATGTGACGTTTGATGCGGCGCATGATGCTGGTGAGCAGTTTGGTGTCGTGGCCATCGATGGGGCCGACATATTTGAAGCCGAGATCTTCGAAAATTATGTTGGGCACCAAAATGTTCATCATGGATTCCTCAATTTTCTGCGCGCCAAGGATAAAACGGCGGCGCAGACTGTCGGGAAGGGTGCCGCTGAGGTCCCAAATCTGCTGTTTTAAGGTGTTGTAAGGTCGGCTCGCCATCATGCGCGCCATATATTTTTGCAATCCGCCCACGTTTTGAGAGATGGACATGGCGTTATCGTTCAAAATCACCAGGAATTTGTTCTTTTGCAGGTGGCCGGCGTGGTTGAGCGCTTCAAAGCTCATGCCGCCGGTGAGCGCTCCGTCGCCGATTACAGCGATGGAAAAACCTTTTTCACGCAAAAGGTCGCGTCCGCAGGCGATGCCCAGCGCGGCGGAGACAGAAGTGCTGCTGTGGCCTGTGCTGAAGGCATCGCTGGGGCTTTCATCGCGGTTTGTGAAGCCGCTGATGCCGCCCAGAGTGCGCAGGGTGTCAAAACGGTCGTTACGTCCGGTAAGTATCTTCCAGGCATAGCTTTGATGTCCCACATCCCAGACAACGCGGTCTTTGATGGGGTCGAAAACGCTGAGCAGAGCCAGGGTGAGTTCCACCGTTCCCAAGCTGGGGGCAATGTGGCCGCCATTGACGGAAACCACGTCCACAATGCGTTTGCGGATTTCCCGCGCCAAAACGCCCAGCTTCTGCAGGCTCATTTCCTTGAGCTCAGAAGGGTCTTTTATTTCATCCAAAATCATGTGTCACTCCCAGTTGAGGGGTTTGAAGCTGCCGTGGCGGGACGCAGCTCTTCGCTTTTCACGATGATGATTTCCAGAATCACCAAAACAAGTGCCGCCGCCAGCAGGATTTTCCAAAGGTCGTGTCCCAGGCGGGTGTGGAACAGGCTGTCGAACCAGTTTTTGCCCAAGAGTTTGGTGTTTTTTAAACCCTTGTAATCCATGGGTTTGAATTCACTTTCCGCCAGGGGCGCGTTCACCGCCACAACTTTTTGGGTGCCATCCGGCTGCACAAGTGTATGAATGCCAGGCTGTTCCAGCTTGTAGGAACGGGTGGCAAGCTCCAGAGATTGAGCGTTGGGCAGGATAATTTCGGCAGCGTTAACTGTATCTCCCAGAGAGAGATGCTCGCCCGAAGCCACCATTGTTCCACTGTGTTCCAAGCTGCGATAGGCAAAAACCGCAAAAGCGGCGTCCAAAAAGAAGGTGGAACCTTGGTTTTCCAAATCAAAATTCCACAAGATAAAGTTATTTTTTGCCAGGGCGTAAGAATTGCCACCGCCGCTCAACAAGGTGGTGCCACTGCTGGGGGAAAGATTCCAGCTTCCAGCAAGATTGTTGTAGCGAATCTGTTTCCCGCGCAAAAGCTGGGTCGTGAAATGGTGAGGATTGACGTAAGTTACAGAGCCAGAGTCGTTTTGCCAGGCTCCAAACTTGGTGCCGAAGAG is a window from the Candidatus Cloacimonadota bacterium genome containing:
- a CDS encoding 1-deoxy-D-xylulose-5-phosphate synthase — encoded protein: MILDEIKDPSELKEMSLQKLGVLAREIRKRIVDVVSVNGGHIAPSLGTVELTLALLSVFDPIKDRVVWDVGHQSYAWKILTGRNDRFDTLRTLGGISGFTNRDESPSDAFSTGHSSTSVSAALGIACGRDLLREKGFSIAVIGDGALTGGMSFEALNHAGHLQKNKFLVILNDNAMSISQNVGGLQKYMARMMASRPYNTLKQQIWDLSGTLPDSLRRRFILGAQKIEESMMNILVPNIIFEDLGFKYVGPIDGHDTKLLTSIMRRIKRHMIGPVLLHVVTQKGRGYIPAENDSASFHGVGPFDANSGKQACNGKEGWNEVFGKSLVRLADANPKIVAITAAMSVGTGLAEFEKKYPRRFFDVGIAEQHAVTMAAGLACKGIRPFVAIYSTFLQRAIDQVIHDVALPRLPVVLCIDRAGFVGEDGATHHGAFDVSLLSAVPNLMILSPSTAEELDAMLRFASTYTDGPIAIRYPRGTAVCTREEVPAFEPGNARIVNKGKDIALVSDGGAMPIAQKTLELLKTAGLKPWLVDLRSLKPLDEKLLRELGDNCSHIFTFETNVITGGTGSRIAQLLCGTDCRVRNYGYPDSFVPHGKVSELNELIGFTPEHLAQEIQNTLKA